A genomic segment from Drosophila miranda strain MSH22 chromosome 3, D.miranda_PacBio2.1, whole genome shotgun sequence encodes:
- the LOC108159783 gene encoding protein 4.1 homolog isoform X3 has product MPAEIKPSAPAEPETPTKSKPKSNSSTFSKAALARVTLLDGSILDVTIDRKAKGRDLVNSICAGLNIIEKDYFGLTYETPTDLRTWLDLEKPVAKFFRTDPWPLSFAVKFYPPEPSQLQEDITRYHLCLQVRNDILEGRLPCTFVTHALLGSYLVQSEMGDYDAKDMPTRAYLKDFKIAPNQTPELEEKVMDLHKTHKGQSPAEAELHYLENAKKLAMYGVDLHPAKDSEGVDIMLGVCASGLLVYRDKLRINRFAWPKILKISYKRHHFYIKIRPGEFEQYESTIGFKLANHRAAKKLWKSCVEHHTFFRLMTPEPDNKSTMFPRFGSKYRYKGRTQYETRATPVDRTAPKFDRTLSGARLTSRSMDALAMAEKEKVARKSSTLDHRGDRADRGNDADAHSRSPIKNKKDKFLDLEMDEEKEAKLREKKLKEKEEKERKEKEKRDLDEKKRAEKAAKAAAAAAAAAAAGSGVNGNDELNDSNKSDKSGRRGVGIFSSGRKSKSGSPSKDGKDKSGKDKDKEVGRLGLVVTSGLGEQEQDEANKNAAKNRGSATPGVTRPYEYAVGTDGNTSPTRKSYTPGGFRYDQDPNAKNLGADGQEQLSPTSQQKKIGLAFNYAPGNENALKETAEKLKAGQLSPRTQDKLNRGQLSPKSRAKLLQDGNLSPTTRAKLQGSAVDAAAVPLSDAQKRSYSPTKGPQGYSSGAPGSYKPISDPTSDFLESQRYNKEPGYVGLGDAGATGAADVGGAKKPGSPTKTGPGVVAGAGAGAAAAAAKPKKKRVKIMVIISKYDPATKRIDAENGTIEHSTGILDPATGRIDTKYGVIDPKKGTLEALNTMTGKKELFQGDVDIKTGNLHLVSGVADPKTGRLDDTLGQIVCITPQDNPVVELTVITSRIDPATGKIDTVNGEVERSLGVLNLDTGLLDTKYGEINTRTGELKAIDPKSGKIVVSKNVKVDPGTGQITILGVIDPKTNKIDPSQGRLIEVGQQIDPIVEVTSLAGKFDSKKNIIDAKTAQVETSGGQFDPKAGKIDTKYGQIDLVKHTITFNDPKSGKTVTRDIKIEPATGQIVLKNQINPKNNKPDKDYARIISLRIVQQRVDPATKAPIAQVSAAKDKDIIVDPKSNQIWVPTGASDPSTKEQQYISSSVDPKTGYVITIYGYLDPKTNEIKKQTKLDPNTIKIEPTSGKIYTATGEVDKATGEPLYAATQVDPESGEVYTKLARVDPKTGKIVIVRILLISKTDERGRPEEIDPETCEIDPVSGRVLKFFNKTVYVYNMIDPVTGEIVQVDPNDPRFAGARTTVTHTMTLTGEIDPVTGRIKSEYGDIDPNTGDIDPATAVTDPVTGKLILNYAQIDPSHFGKQAQVQTTTETVPITRQQFFDGVKHIGKGALRRDSEGSSEDDMTQQYGSDTVKDIVLSSPSQAGASSKLGKPVSTPTVVKTTTKQVLTKNNDGVTHNVEEEVRNLGTGEVTFSTQEHKADATPTDLSGAYVTATAVTTRTATTHEDLGKNAKTEQLEEKTVATTRTHDPTKQQQRVVTQEVKTTATVTSGDQYQRRDSVSSTSSGDSGTPIDGPYDGSSVVRTDNQKSPLYSSAATTSTGPHVESTRVVLGEDTPGYSGHGEIISTQTVSSKTRTVETITYKTERDGIVETRVEQKITIQSDGDPIDHDKALAEAIQEATAMNPDMTVEKIEIQQQTQ; this is encoded by the exons ATGCCAGCGGAAATTAAACCGTCCGCGCCCGCTGAGCCGGAAACTCCGACCAAGAGCAAGCCCAAGAGCAACTCGTCGACGTTCTCAAAGGCCGCTCTAGCCCGCGTTACCCTCCTCGATGGGTCCATTCTGGACGTGACCATTGAT cggAAGGCCAAGGGTCGCGACTTGGTGAACTCCATCTGTGCCGGCCTGAACATCATTGAGAAGGATTACTTCGGTCTGACCTATGAGACGCCCACAGACCTGCGCACTTGGCTGGACTTGGAGAAGCCCGTGGCGAAGTTCTTTCGCACAGACCCGTGGCCCCTGTCGTTTGCCGTGAAGTTCTATCCCCCGGAGCCGTCGCAGCTGCAGGAAGACATCACGCGCTACCACCTGTGCCTGCAGGTGCGCAACGACATCCTGGAGGGCAGGCTGCCATGCACCTTTGTCACCCACGCTCTGCTCGGCTCGTATCTGGTCCAGTCGGAGATGGGCGACTACGATGCCAAGGATATGCCCACTCGCGCCTATCTGAAAGACTTCAAAATTGCTCCCAATCAAACGCCGGAGCTCGAGGAAAAAGTCATGGACTTGCACAAGACCCACAA GGGCCAATCGCCTGCCGAGGCTGAGCTGCATTACCTGGAAAACGCCAAGAAGCTGGCCATGTACGGCGTGGACCTGCACCCGGCCAAGGACTCCGAGGGAGTGGACATTATGCTGGGCGTCTGTGCCTCCGGTTTGCTGGTCTACCGCGACAA ACTGCGCATCAACCGCTTTGCTTGGCCCAAGATCTTGAAGATCTCGTACAAGCGTCACCACTTCTACATCAAGATACGACCGGGCGAATTCGAGCAGTACGAATCGACCATTGGTTTTAAGCTTGCCAACCATCGGGCCGCCAAAAAGCTGTGGAAGTCCTGTGTGGAGCATCACACCTTCTTCCGCCTGATGACGCCAGAGCCGGACAATAAGTCCACCATGTTCCCCAGGTTCGGGTCGAAGTACCGCTACAAGGGACGCACCCAATACGAGACCAGGGCCACGCCCGTGGACCGTACGGCGCCCAAGTTTGACCGAACCCTATCGGGGGCGCGCCTCACGTCGCGCAGCATGGACG CGCTCGCCATGGCCGAGAAGGAAAAGGTGGCTCGGAAGAGCAGCACCCTGGACCATAGAGGAGACCGGGCAGACCGAGGAAATGATGCGGACGCGCACAGCCGCAGTCCAATAAAGAACAAGAAGGACAAG TTCCTTGATCTTGAGATG GACGAGGAGAAGGAGGCCAAGCTCCGAGAGAAGAAGCTCAAGGAGAAGGAAGAGAAGGAAcgcaaggagaaggagaagagaGATCTGGATGAGAAGAAGAGGGCAGAGAAGGCTGCCAAggcagccgctgctgctgctgctgctgccgctgcaggGTCGGGGGTCAATG GCAATGACGAGCTGAACGACTCCAACAAGTCCGACAAGTCCGGCAGACGT GGCGTTGGCATATTCTCCTCGGGTCGCAAGAGCAAGAGCGGTTCACCATCGAAGGATGGCAAGGACAAGTCCGGAAAGGACAAGGACAAAGAAGTGGGTCGACTTGGTCTGGTAGTTACTTCGGGTCTCGGCGAGCAGGAACAGGATGAGGCCAACAAAAATGCCGCCAAGAATCGCGGTTCGGCGACTCCCGGCGTCACACGTCCCTATGAGTACGCTGTGGGTACCGACGGCAACACTAGCCCCACACGCAAATCCTACACACCGGGCGGCTTCCGCTACGACCAGGATCCCAATGCCAAGAACCTTGGTGCCGATGGTCAAGAGCAGCTGTCGCCAACGTCACAGCAGAAGAAGATTGGCTTGGCCTTCAACTATGCTCCGGGCAACGAGAATGCCCTGAAGGAGACGGCCGAGAAGCTCAAAGCTGGACAGCTGTCACCCCGCACCCAGGACAAGCTGAACCGCGGCCAACTGTCGCCCAAGTCCAGGGCCAAGCTCCTGCAAGACGGCAATCTTTCGCCCACCACCAGGGCAAAGCTCCAGGGCAGTGCTGTGGATGCCGCCGCTGTACCCTTGAGCGATGCCCAGAAGCGCTCCTATTCCCCAACCAAGGGTCCTCAGGGCTATTCGTCCGGGGCACCGGGCAGCTATAAGCCCATATCTGATCCGACATCAGATTTCCTTGAGTCTCAGCGCTACAACAAGGAGCCTGGCTACGTGGGCTTGGGTGATGCTGGTGCGACTGGTGCTGCTGATGTTGGAGGTGCTAAGAAGCCTGGCTCGCCCACAAAAACTGGTCCTGGTGTGGTTgccggagcaggagcaggtgcagcagcagccgctgcTAAGCCTAAGAAGAAGCGCGTGAAGATAATGGTCATTATCTCGAAGTATGATCCAGCTACAAAACGCATTGATGCCGAAAACGGAACGATTGAACACTCGACAGGGATCCTGGATCCAGCTACTGGACGTATCGATACCAAGTATGGTGTGATTGACCCAAAGAAGGGCACCTTGGAGGCCCTCAACACTATGACGGGAAAGAAGGAGCTGTTCCAGGGCGATGTGGACATTAAAACGGGCAACCTGCACTTGGTTTCCGGTGTAGCAGATCCAAAGACGGGACGCCTGGATGACACGCTTGGCCAGATTGTGTGCATAACCCCGCAAGACAATCCGGTAGTGGAGCTAACGGTGATCACCAGCCGCATTGATCCCGCCACCGGCAAGATCGATACCGTCAACGGGGAGGTTGAGCGTTCTCTGGGAGTCCTGAATTTGGATACTGGCCTGCTGGATACCAAGTACGGAGAGATTAATACCCGCACGGGAGAACTGAAGGCCATCGATCCCAAGTCCGGAAAGATCGTGGTGAGCAAGAACGTCAAGGTCGATCCAGGCACTGGCCAGATCACCATTCTGGGTGTCATCGATCCTAAGACCAACAAGATTGATCCCAGCCAAGGCCGCTTGATCGAAGTGGGCCAGCAAATCGACCCGATAGTGGAAGTCACCTCGCTGGCTGGCAAGTTCGACTCGAAGAAGAACATCATCGATGCAAAGACCGCTCAGGTGGAGACTTCCGGCGGTCAGTTCGACCCGAAGGCTGGCAAGATCGATACGAAGTACGGCCAGATCGATCTGGTCAAGCACACGATCACCTTCAACGACCCGAAGTCGGGTAAGACAGTGACGCGTGACATTAAGATCGAGCCTGCCACCGGCCAGATTGTGCTGAAGAACCAGATCAACCCCAAGAACAACAAGCCGGACAAGGACTATGCCAGGATAATCTCGCTGAGGATCGTGCAGCAGCGCGTTGACCCCGCAACCAAGGCACCCATTGCCCAGGTCAGCGCCGCCAAGGACAAAGACATCATTGTGGATCCCAAGTCGAACCAGATCTGGGTGCCCACGGGTGCCAGCGATCCCAGCACCAAGGAGCAGCAATACATTTCCAGCAGCGTCGACCCGAAGACGGGCTACGTCATCACCATCTACGGCTACCTGGACCCCAAGACCAACGAGATCAAGAAACAGACCAAGCTAGACCCCAACACGATCAAGATCGAGCCCACTTCTGGAAAGATTTACACTGCCACCGGCGAGGTGGACAAGGCCACGGGTGAACCGCTGTACGCCGCCACTCAGGTGGATCCAGAGTCCGGCGAGGTGTACACGAAGCTGGCTCGCGTAGACCCCAAGACCGGAAAGATCGTCATCGTTCGCATCCTGCTCATTTCCAAGACCGATGAGCGCGGCCGCCCAGAGGAGATCGACCCAGAGACCTGCGAGATCGATCCCGTCTCCGGGCGTGTTCTTAAGTTCTTCAACAAAACCGTTTACGTTTATAATATGATTGACCCGGTTACTGGTGAAATTGTGCAGGTCGACCCCAACGATCCCCGATTCGCCGGAGCCCGCACCACTGTGACACATACGATGACCCTTACCGGCGAAATTGACCCCGTGACGGGTCGCATAAAGAGCGAGTACGGCGACATAGACCCCAACACGGGAGACATCGACCCGGCCACAGCCGTAACAGACCCGGTCACGGGAAAACTGATCCTTAACTACGCTCAGATCGATCCGTCCCACTTTGGCAAGCAGGCGCAAGTGCAGACCACCACAGAGACGGTGCCCATCACCCGGCAGCAGTTCTTCGATGGCGTCAAACACATTGGCAAGGGGGCACTGCGCCGTGACTCCGAGGGCAGCTCGGAGGACGACATGACCCAGCAATATGGCAGCGATACAGTCAAGGACATTGTGCTAAGCAGTCCAAGCCAGGCGGGCGCCAGCTCCAAGCTGGGGAAGCCAGTGAGCACGCCCACCGTAGTAAAGACGACAACGAAACAGGTGCTGACCAAGAACAACGACGGCGTCACACACAATGTGGAGGAGGAGGTCCGAAACCTGGGCACGGGCGAAGTGACCTTCTCGACACAGGAACACAAG GCTGATGCAACACCAACCGATCTGAGCGGCGCTTATGTCACGGCCACCGCTGTCACCACCCGCACAGCCACCACGCACGAGGATCTGGGCAAGAACGCCAAGACCGAGCAGCTGGAGGAGAAGACCGTCGCCACCACACGCACGCACGACCCCACCAAGCAGCAACAGCGCGTCGTCACCCAGGAGGTGAAGACGACGGCGACGGTAACTAGCGGCGACCAG TATCAGAGACGGGACAGCGTTTCCTCGACCAGCTCGGGCGATTCGGGCACGCCCATCGATGGACCATATGATGGTTCTAGTGTGGTGCGCACAGACAACCAG AAATCTCCGCTTTACTCGAGCGCCGCGACCACATCCACTGGCCCCCATGTGGAGAGCACCCGGGTGGTGCTTGGCGAGGACACACCCGGATACTCGGGACACGGCGAAATCATCTCTACCCAGACCGTGAGCAGTAAAACCCGCACTGTGGAAACCATTACC TACAAAACCGAACGCGATGGGATTGTTGAGACCCGTGTGGAACAGAAGATCACCATTCAATCCGACGGAGATCCAATCGATCATGACAAAGCTTTGGCAGAGGCAATACAA GAAGCGACGGCCATGAATCCGGACATGACAGTCGAGAAGATTGAAATTCAACAACAAACACAGTAG
- the LOC108159783 gene encoding protein 4.1 homolog isoform X5: MPAEIKPSAPAEPETPTKSKPKSNSSTFSKAALARVTLLDGSILDVTIDRKAKGRDLVNSICAGLNIIEKDYFGLTYETPTDLRTWLDLEKPVAKFFRTDPWPLSFAVKFYPPEPSQLQEDITRYHLCLQVRNDILEGRLPCTFVTHALLGSYLVQSEMGDYDAKDMPTRAYLKDFKIAPNQTPELEEKVMDLHKTHKGQSPAEAELHYLENAKKLAMYGVDLHPAKDSEGVDIMLGVCASGLLVYRDKLRINRFAWPKILKISYKRHHFYIKIRPGEFEQYESTIGFKLANHRAAKKLWKSCVEHHTFFRLMTPEPDNKSTMFPRFGSKYRYKGRTQYETRATPVDRTAPKFDRTLSGARLTSRSMDALAMAEKEKVARKSSTLDHRGDRADRGNDADAHSRSPIKNKKDKLIRQSSTGTGSASSQSSLEGDYEPRIEAADAGSAEIELSPQVQDEEKEAKLREKKLKEKEEKERKEKEKRDLDEKKRAEKAAKAAAAAAAAAAAGSGVNGNDELNDSNKSDKSGRRGVGIFSSGRKSKSGSPSKDGKDKSGKDKDKEVGRLGLVVTSGLGEQEQDEANKNAAKNRGSATPGVTRPYEYAVGTDGNTSPTRKSYTPGGFRYDQDPNAKNLGADGQEQLSPTSQQKKIGLAFNYAPGNENALKETAEKLKAGQLSPRTQDKLNRGQLSPKSRAKLLQDGNLSPTTRAKLQGSAVDAAAVPLSDAQKRSYSPTKGPQGYSSGAPGSYKPISDPTSDFLESQRYNKEPGYVGLGDAGATGAADVGGAKKPGSPTKTGPGVVAGAGAGAAAAAAKPKKKRVKIMVIISKYDPATKRIDAENGTIEHSTGILDPATGRIDTKYGVIDPKKGTLEALNTMTGKKELFQGDVDIKTGNLHLVSGVADPKTGRLDDTLGQIVCITPQDNPVVELTVITSRIDPATGKIDTVNGEVERSLGVLNLDTGLLDTKYGEINTRTGELKAIDPKSGKIVVSKNVKVDPGTGQITILGVIDPKTNKIDPSQGRLIEVGQQIDPIVEVTSLAGKFDSKKNIIDAKTAQVETSGGQFDPKAGKIDTKYGQIDLVKHTITFNDPKSGKTVTRDIKIEPATGQIVLKNQINPKNNKPDKDYARIISLRIVQQRVDPATKAPIAQVSAAKDKDIIVDPKSNQIWVPTGASDPSTKEQQYISSSVDPKTGYVITIYGYLDPKTNEIKKQTKLDPNTIKIEPTSGKIYTATGEVDKATGEPLYAATQVDPESGEVYTKLARVDPKTGKIVIVRILLISKTDERGRPEEIDPETCEIDPVSGRVLKFFNKTVYVYNMIDPVTGEIVQVDPNDPRFAGARTTVTHTMTLTGEIDPVTGRIKSEYGDIDPNTGDIDPATAVTDPVTGKLILNYAQIDPSHFGKQAQVQTTTETVPITRQQFFDGVKHIGKGALRRDSEGSSEDDMTQQYGSDTVKDIVLSSPSQAGASSKLGKPVSTPTVVKTTTKQVLTKNNDGVTHNVEEEVRNLGTGEVTFSTQEHKKSPLYSSAATTSTGPHVESTRVVLGEDTPGYSGHGEIISTQTVSSKTRTVETITYKTERDGIVETRVEQKITIQSDGDPIDHDKALAEAIQEATAMNPDMTVEKIEIQQQTQ, translated from the exons ATGCCAGCGGAAATTAAACCGTCCGCGCCCGCTGAGCCGGAAACTCCGACCAAGAGCAAGCCCAAGAGCAACTCGTCGACGTTCTCAAAGGCCGCTCTAGCCCGCGTTACCCTCCTCGATGGGTCCATTCTGGACGTGACCATTGAT cggAAGGCCAAGGGTCGCGACTTGGTGAACTCCATCTGTGCCGGCCTGAACATCATTGAGAAGGATTACTTCGGTCTGACCTATGAGACGCCCACAGACCTGCGCACTTGGCTGGACTTGGAGAAGCCCGTGGCGAAGTTCTTTCGCACAGACCCGTGGCCCCTGTCGTTTGCCGTGAAGTTCTATCCCCCGGAGCCGTCGCAGCTGCAGGAAGACATCACGCGCTACCACCTGTGCCTGCAGGTGCGCAACGACATCCTGGAGGGCAGGCTGCCATGCACCTTTGTCACCCACGCTCTGCTCGGCTCGTATCTGGTCCAGTCGGAGATGGGCGACTACGATGCCAAGGATATGCCCACTCGCGCCTATCTGAAAGACTTCAAAATTGCTCCCAATCAAACGCCGGAGCTCGAGGAAAAAGTCATGGACTTGCACAAGACCCACAA GGGCCAATCGCCTGCCGAGGCTGAGCTGCATTACCTGGAAAACGCCAAGAAGCTGGCCATGTACGGCGTGGACCTGCACCCGGCCAAGGACTCCGAGGGAGTGGACATTATGCTGGGCGTCTGTGCCTCCGGTTTGCTGGTCTACCGCGACAA ACTGCGCATCAACCGCTTTGCTTGGCCCAAGATCTTGAAGATCTCGTACAAGCGTCACCACTTCTACATCAAGATACGACCGGGCGAATTCGAGCAGTACGAATCGACCATTGGTTTTAAGCTTGCCAACCATCGGGCCGCCAAAAAGCTGTGGAAGTCCTGTGTGGAGCATCACACCTTCTTCCGCCTGATGACGCCAGAGCCGGACAATAAGTCCACCATGTTCCCCAGGTTCGGGTCGAAGTACCGCTACAAGGGACGCACCCAATACGAGACCAGGGCCACGCCCGTGGACCGTACGGCGCCCAAGTTTGACCGAACCCTATCGGGGGCGCGCCTCACGTCGCGCAGCATGGACG CGCTCGCCATGGCCGAGAAGGAAAAGGTGGCTCGGAAGAGCAGCACCCTGGACCATAGAGGAGACCGGGCAGACCGAGGAAATGATGCGGACGCGCACAGCCGCAGTCCAATAAAGAACAAGAAGGACAAG TTAATACGCCAATCGAGCACCGGCACAGGTTCGGCCTCCTCGCAGAGCTCCCTCGAGGGTGACTACGAGCCCCGCATCGAGGCGGCCGACGCAGGCTCCGCCGAGATCGAACTGTCGCCCCAAGTTCAG GACGAGGAGAAGGAGGCCAAGCTCCGAGAGAAGAAGCTCAAGGAGAAGGAAGAGAAGGAAcgcaaggagaaggagaagagaGATCTGGATGAGAAGAAGAGGGCAGAGAAGGCTGCCAAggcagccgctgctgctgctgctgctgccgctgcaggGTCGGGGGTCAATG GCAATGACGAGCTGAACGACTCCAACAAGTCCGACAAGTCCGGCAGACGT GGCGTTGGCATATTCTCCTCGGGTCGCAAGAGCAAGAGCGGTTCACCATCGAAGGATGGCAAGGACAAGTCCGGAAAGGACAAGGACAAAGAAGTGGGTCGACTTGGTCTGGTAGTTACTTCGGGTCTCGGCGAGCAGGAACAGGATGAGGCCAACAAAAATGCCGCCAAGAATCGCGGTTCGGCGACTCCCGGCGTCACACGTCCCTATGAGTACGCTGTGGGTACCGACGGCAACACTAGCCCCACACGCAAATCCTACACACCGGGCGGCTTCCGCTACGACCAGGATCCCAATGCCAAGAACCTTGGTGCCGATGGTCAAGAGCAGCTGTCGCCAACGTCACAGCAGAAGAAGATTGGCTTGGCCTTCAACTATGCTCCGGGCAACGAGAATGCCCTGAAGGAGACGGCCGAGAAGCTCAAAGCTGGACAGCTGTCACCCCGCACCCAGGACAAGCTGAACCGCGGCCAACTGTCGCCCAAGTCCAGGGCCAAGCTCCTGCAAGACGGCAATCTTTCGCCCACCACCAGGGCAAAGCTCCAGGGCAGTGCTGTGGATGCCGCCGCTGTACCCTTGAGCGATGCCCAGAAGCGCTCCTATTCCCCAACCAAGGGTCCTCAGGGCTATTCGTCCGGGGCACCGGGCAGCTATAAGCCCATATCTGATCCGACATCAGATTTCCTTGAGTCTCAGCGCTACAACAAGGAGCCTGGCTACGTGGGCTTGGGTGATGCTGGTGCGACTGGTGCTGCTGATGTTGGAGGTGCTAAGAAGCCTGGCTCGCCCACAAAAACTGGTCCTGGTGTGGTTgccggagcaggagcaggtgcagcagcagccgctgcTAAGCCTAAGAAGAAGCGCGTGAAGATAATGGTCATTATCTCGAAGTATGATCCAGCTACAAAACGCATTGATGCCGAAAACGGAACGATTGAACACTCGACAGGGATCCTGGATCCAGCTACTGGACGTATCGATACCAAGTATGGTGTGATTGACCCAAAGAAGGGCACCTTGGAGGCCCTCAACACTATGACGGGAAAGAAGGAGCTGTTCCAGGGCGATGTGGACATTAAAACGGGCAACCTGCACTTGGTTTCCGGTGTAGCAGATCCAAAGACGGGACGCCTGGATGACACGCTTGGCCAGATTGTGTGCATAACCCCGCAAGACAATCCGGTAGTGGAGCTAACGGTGATCACCAGCCGCATTGATCCCGCCACCGGCAAGATCGATACCGTCAACGGGGAGGTTGAGCGTTCTCTGGGAGTCCTGAATTTGGATACTGGCCTGCTGGATACCAAGTACGGAGAGATTAATACCCGCACGGGAGAACTGAAGGCCATCGATCCCAAGTCCGGAAAGATCGTGGTGAGCAAGAACGTCAAGGTCGATCCAGGCACTGGCCAGATCACCATTCTGGGTGTCATCGATCCTAAGACCAACAAGATTGATCCCAGCCAAGGCCGCTTGATCGAAGTGGGCCAGCAAATCGACCCGATAGTGGAAGTCACCTCGCTGGCTGGCAAGTTCGACTCGAAGAAGAACATCATCGATGCAAAGACCGCTCAGGTGGAGACTTCCGGCGGTCAGTTCGACCCGAAGGCTGGCAAGATCGATACGAAGTACGGCCAGATCGATCTGGTCAAGCACACGATCACCTTCAACGACCCGAAGTCGGGTAAGACAGTGACGCGTGACATTAAGATCGAGCCTGCCACCGGCCAGATTGTGCTGAAGAACCAGATCAACCCCAAGAACAACAAGCCGGACAAGGACTATGCCAGGATAATCTCGCTGAGGATCGTGCAGCAGCGCGTTGACCCCGCAACCAAGGCACCCATTGCCCAGGTCAGCGCCGCCAAGGACAAAGACATCATTGTGGATCCCAAGTCGAACCAGATCTGGGTGCCCACGGGTGCCAGCGATCCCAGCACCAAGGAGCAGCAATACATTTCCAGCAGCGTCGACCCGAAGACGGGCTACGTCATCACCATCTACGGCTACCTGGACCCCAAGACCAACGAGATCAAGAAACAGACCAAGCTAGACCCCAACACGATCAAGATCGAGCCCACTTCTGGAAAGATTTACACTGCCACCGGCGAGGTGGACAAGGCCACGGGTGAACCGCTGTACGCCGCCACTCAGGTGGATCCAGAGTCCGGCGAGGTGTACACGAAGCTGGCTCGCGTAGACCCCAAGACCGGAAAGATCGTCATCGTTCGCATCCTGCTCATTTCCAAGACCGATGAGCGCGGCCGCCCAGAGGAGATCGACCCAGAGACCTGCGAGATCGATCCCGTCTCCGGGCGTGTTCTTAAGTTCTTCAACAAAACCGTTTACGTTTATAATATGATTGACCCGGTTACTGGTGAAATTGTGCAGGTCGACCCCAACGATCCCCGATTCGCCGGAGCCCGCACCACTGTGACACATACGATGACCCTTACCGGCGAAATTGACCCCGTGACGGGTCGCATAAAGAGCGAGTACGGCGACATAGACCCCAACACGGGAGACATCGACCCGGCCACAGCCGTAACAGACCCGGTCACGGGAAAACTGATCCTTAACTACGCTCAGATCGATCCGTCCCACTTTGGCAAGCAGGCGCAAGTGCAGACCACCACAGAGACGGTGCCCATCACCCGGCAGCAGTTCTTCGATGGCGTCAAACACATTGGCAAGGGGGCACTGCGCCGTGACTCCGAGGGCAGCTCGGAGGACGACATGACCCAGCAATATGGCAGCGATACAGTCAAGGACATTGTGCTAAGCAGTCCAAGCCAGGCGGGCGCCAGCTCCAAGCTGGGGAAGCCAGTGAGCACGCCCACCGTAGTAAAGACGACAACGAAACAGGTGCTGACCAAGAACAACGACGGCGTCACACACAATGTGGAGGAGGAGGTCCGAAACCTGGGCACGGGCGAAGTGACCTTCTCGACACAGGAACACAAG AAATCTCCGCTTTACTCGAGCGCCGCGACCACATCCACTGGCCCCCATGTGGAGAGCACCCGGGTGGTGCTTGGCGAGGACACACCCGGATACTCGGGACACGGCGAAATCATCTCTACCCAGACCGTGAGCAGTAAAACCCGCACTGTGGAAACCATTACC TACAAAACCGAACGCGATGGGATTGTTGAGACCCGTGTGGAACAGAAGATCACCATTCAATCCGACGGAGATCCAATCGATCATGACAAAGCTTTGGCAGAGGCAATACAA GAAGCGACGGCCATGAATCCGGACATGACAGTCGAGAAGATTGAAATTCAACAACAAACACAGTAG